In the genome of Pseudomonas protegens, one region contains:
- a CDS encoding AAA family ATPase, whose protein sequence is MTTSLQSAAAQIRSVVRVATQGLVGREQLAELIVLAAVAQEHLLVIGPPGTAKSAVVRRVAQSMGGRYFEYLLGRFTEPSELFGTVDLKKLREGTVETDVSGMLPEADIVFLDEVFLGSTAILNTLLGVLNERRFRRGHTQIQCPLRVCVGAANALPEDPALAAFGDRFLLHLFVDAVPDNQLEALLSGGWQVERQAVAQMLDLSQLEGLNRALKDVDLEGVRPVLAHAIRCLREAGITLSDRRIVKSQRLIAAATLLCGREQATEADLWPLIYALPTQDSQLRGREVLRELLAKSGNSHLFGAVEEATLQPLSRLHRLLENARELLQRPELDGPSVESMLREIDANFDPQNLPDSLQIVRAQLVGLLAVLP, encoded by the coding sequence ATGACCACCTCATTGCAAAGTGCCGCTGCACAGATCCGTAGTGTGGTTCGCGTTGCTACCCAGGGGTTGGTCGGTCGCGAGCAATTGGCGGAACTGATTGTCCTGGCTGCTGTGGCTCAAGAACACTTGCTGGTGATCGGGCCACCGGGTACCGCAAAAAGTGCGGTGGTGCGTCGCGTGGCCCAGTCCATGGGCGGGCGCTACTTCGAATACCTGCTAGGGCGTTTTACCGAGCCTTCGGAGCTGTTTGGTACGGTCGACCTGAAGAAACTGCGCGAAGGAACAGTGGAAACCGATGTCAGCGGCATGCTTCCAGAAGCCGATATCGTCTTTCTCGATGAGGTCTTTCTAGGCTCCACGGCCATCCTCAATACCTTGCTCGGGGTGCTCAACGAGCGTCGCTTCAGACGTGGCCACACTCAGATCCAATGCCCTTTGCGGGTGTGTGTCGGCGCCGCCAACGCTTTGCCGGAAGATCCGGCCCTGGCTGCATTCGGGGATCGATTCCTGCTGCATCTGTTTGTCGATGCGGTGCCAGACAATCAACTCGAAGCCCTGCTCAGCGGTGGCTGGCAGGTGGAGCGCCAGGCGGTGGCGCAGATGCTCGACTTGAGTCAGCTCGAGGGCCTCAATCGCGCTTTGAAGGATGTCGATCTGGAGGGCGTGCGGCCCGTGTTGGCCCATGCGATCAGGTGCTTGCGCGAGGCGGGAATCACCCTTTCCGATCGACGCATCGTCAAGTCCCAGCGGCTGATCGCTGCTGCCACCCTGTTGTGCGGCAGGGAGCAGGCCACAGAGGCGGATCTGTGGCCACTGATTTATGCACTGCCCACTCAGGACAGCCAACTGCGGGGGCGCGAGGTATTGCGTGAGCTGCTGGCGAAGTCAGGCAACAGCCATCTGTTCGGCGCGGTCGAGGAGGCCACTCTGCAACCGCTGTCCCGGCTCCACCGCTTGCTGGAAAACGCCCGGGAACTGTTGCAGCGCCCGGAACTCGATGGCCCGTCCGTAGAGAGCATGCTGCGCGAGATCGATGCCAACTTCGACCCACAGAACCTTCCGGATTCGCTGCAAATCGTGCGTGCACAGCTAGTGGGCCTGCTGGCTGTGCTGCCATGA